In the Populus trichocarpa isolate Nisqually-1 chromosome 1, P.trichocarpa_v4.1, whole genome shotgun sequence genome, one interval contains:
- the LOC7460545 gene encoding YTH domain-containing protein ECT4, with protein sequence MTVRMKSRWTSKDEPTRQRKCESCSYHVLLKLRIILKEKSAGPNTLKDQPSLAMDENVVDPSKVAISVGPLRVDASNNASPSRIQSVYRGGYGNMIGRPGTCFPDTNVECLENGSHGIYSDSSSLLFHGHPQMQQRSLGPFMPVLPSISGHGRLYNARELPNSDPRYHQHLVSQNISYVAAQDPFSQTKLPDNIELPGDDNRMGPRPSYLPLPGSLGGGSSFSRHSGGFKFLQQGFEGIESGELWADWSKPSNGKSTLVHFSSQAASPKQIGSVGLSANHCGMVSQRKELFYGLGSHRSPSYKCVPQGLNDRDFGYDVLPSSIFGTNGRNWPTLNEGRQGGRCNDFSCSCTIALDTLSERNRGPRAFKPRSQATENPSVVDNHQKAVADVHSESHNQVDFATDYKDAKFFVIKSYSEDNVHKSIKYGVWASTPNGNKKLDAAYREAKENHGTCPIFLLFSVNASAQFCGVAEMVGPVDFDKNVDFWQQDKWSGQFPVKWHIIKDVPNSQFRHIVLENNDNKPVTNSRDTQEVELEQGAEMLGIFKNYESHSSILDDFQFYEERQKVMQVRKSRPQASMVSAPVAGISERNPVPFSNDLIKKMSKSFAEAVLLKEDERVHPRSHLLQDIMGAEPEKRS encoded by the exons ATGACGGTGAGAATGAAGAGCAGGTGGACAAGTAAGGACGAGCCAACTCGGCAGCGAAAATGTGAAAGTTGCAGTTATCAC gTACTGCTGAAGCTtcgaataattttaaaagagaaatctGCTGGTCCAAACACGTTGAAGGATCAG CCTTCTCTTGCTATGGATGAAAATGTGGTTGATCCTAGCAAGGTTGCTATCAGCGTTGGTCCTCTGAGAGTTGATGCTTCAAATAATGCATCTCCTTCCCGGATACAGTCAGTCTACCGCGGAG GTTATGGCAATATGATTGGCAGACCGGGCACATGTTTTCCAGATACCAATGTTGAGTGCTTGGAAAATGGTTCTCAT GGCATCTACAGTGATTCTTCATCTCTTCTATTCCATGGCCACCCTCAAATGCAACAAAGATCACTTGGCCCATTCATGCCAGTGCTGCCTTCTATTAGTGGTCATGGCCGGTTATATAATGCACGAGAGCTGCCTAACTCGGATCCACGTTATCATCAGCACCTTGTTTCACAAAACATTTCATATGTTGCCGCACAAGACCCATTCTCTCAAACTAAATTGCCAGACAACATTGAGCTGCCAGGGGATGACAACAGAATGGGGCCTAGGCCAAGTTACCTGCCTCTGCCAGGATCTTTGGGTGGTGGAAGCAGCTTTTCTCGACACTCTGGTGGTTTTAAATTCTTGCAGCAAGGGTTTGAGGGAATTGAAAGTGGTGAATTGTGGGCAGATTGGTCAAAACCCTCAAATGGGAAGAGTACATTGGTGCATTTTTCATCACAAGCAGCTTCTCCAAAGCAAATTGGTTCAGTAGGTTTGTCTGCGAATCATTGTGGAATG GTTTCTCAACGAAAAGAATTGTTTTATGGGCTTGGATCTCATCGAAGTCCCAGCTATAAATGTGTTCCTCAAGGTCTTAACGATCGAGATTTTGGGTATGATGTTTTGCCCTCTTCCATTTTTGGAACAAATGGTCGAAACTGGCCAACACTTAATGAAGGAAGACAAGGGGGGAGGTGCAATGACTTTTCGTGCAGCTGTACTATTGCACTTGATACACTAAGTGAGCGAAATAGGGGACCTAGGGCATTCAAGCCTAGGAGTCAGGCAACAGAAAATCCTTCTGTAGTTGATAATCACCAGAAGGCAGTTGCTGATGTTCATAGTGAATCTCACAACCAAGTGGATTTTGCTACTGATTATAAGGATGCAAAGTTCTTTGTCATAAAATCGTACAGTGAAGATAATGTTCATAAGAGTATAAAGTATGGTGTTTGGGCAAGCACTCCGAATGGCAACAAGAAATTAGATGCTGCTTATCGTGAAGCAAAGGAAAATCATGGGACATGCCCgatctttctgttgttttca GTGAATGCCAGTGCACAGTTCTGTGGAGTGGCCGAGATGGTTGGACCTGTGGACTTTGACAAGAATGTGGATTTCTGGCAACAGGATAAGTGGTCTGGGCAGTTTCCTGTGAAGTGGCATATTATTAAAGATGTCCCCAACAGTCAGTTTCGTCACATTGTGCTGGAAAACAATGACAACAAGCCAGTTACTAACAGTAGAGATACTCAAGAG GTGGAGCTGGAACAGGGTGCTGAGATGTTAGGcatatttaaaaactatgaaagCCATTCTTCTATCCTagatgattttcaattttatgaagAGAGGCAGAAAGTTATGCAGGTGAGGAAATCGAGGCCACAAGCAAGCATGGTTTCTGCTCCAGTGGCTGGAATTAGTGAACGAAATCCCGTTCCATTTTCTAATGACTTGATAAAGAAAATGTCAAAGAGCTTTGCTGAAGCTGTTTTGCTGAAGGAGGATGAAAGAGTGCATCCTCGCTCACATCTGCTGCAAGATATAATGGGAGCTGAACCTGAAAAACGAAGCTGA